From Nymphaea colorata isolate Beijing-Zhang1983 chromosome 6, ASM883128v2, whole genome shotgun sequence, a single genomic window includes:
- the LOC116255479 gene encoding uncharacterized protein LOC116255479 translates to MSAVREREREREREIVQNDPSKERRRTRRIERKKNKKENDPSEERRRRKMVKAYTHEHVYKHPWERVTSAFWRKFTEPENKAVLSHIIEVDTLCRTLDPSSGVLFTTRAITVHAPGPRFLSRLIGQDFCHCVETSHVDPSARSMVSTTRNLSLRKFLEVEEKSSYHPHPANPDWTVVRQTTSIRCSPVSAVAAMAEKIEQRCAERFQQNSAKGRDVMERICKFLEAESSKGISL, encoded by the coding sequence ATGTCTgctgtaagagagagagagagagagagagagagagagatcgttCAGAACGATCCCTCGAAAGAAAGACGAAGAACAAGAAGGAtcgaaagaaagaagaacaagaaggagaACGATCCCTCggaagaaaggaggaggaggaagatggtGAAGGCGTACACACACGAGCATGTATACAAGCACCCATGGGAGCGGGTTACGTCTGCATTCTGGCGCAAATTCACCGAGCCGGAGAACAAGGCCGTGCTTTCCCACATCATCGAGGTCGACACCCTCTGCCGCACCCTCGATCCTTCCTCTGGCGTCCTCTTCACTACCCGCGCCATTACCGTCCACGCCCCCGGCCCCCGCTTCCTCTCCCGCCTCATTGGCCAGGACTTCTGCCACTGCGTCGAGACCTCTCACGTCGACCCCTCCGCCCGCTCCATGGTCTCCACCACCCGCAACCTCTCCCTCCGCAAGTTCCTcgaggtggaggagaagagctCTTATCACCCCCATCCGGCCAACCCCGATTGGACCGTGGTCCGTCAGACCACAAGCATCCGCTGTTCCCCTGTCTCGGCTGTCGCCGCTATGGCCGAGAAGATCGAGCAGCGGTGCGCCGAGCGTTTCCAGCAAAACAGCGCCAAAGGCAGGGATGTCATGGAACGGATCTGTAAGTTTCTCGAGGCTGAATCGTCCAAAGGAATATCTCTTTAG